Proteins from a single region of Salipiger sp. H15:
- the ychF gene encoding redox-regulated ATPase YchF, with protein sequence MGFRMGIVGLPNVGKSTLFNALTKTAAAQAANFPFCTIEPNVGDVAVPDPRLDTLAEIAGSKQIIPTRMTFVDIAGLVKGASKGEGLGNQFLANIRETDAIAHVLRCFEDDDVTHVDGRVDPVSDAETIETELIIADMESLEKRLQNITRKVRGGDKEAVQQERLMKDAMAMLEQGKPARLVEVDAEDAKQWRMLQLLTSKPVLYVCNVSEEEAATGNALSQQVAEMAAAQGNSHVVISAKIEEEISQLDAEEAEMFLSELGLEEAGLDRLIRAGYELLHLETYFTVGPKEARAWTIRQGTAAPQAAGVIHGDFERGFIRAETIAYDDYVSNKGEQGAKEAGKMRAEGKTYVVKDGDVLHFLFNT encoded by the coding sequence ATGGGATTTCGCATGGGGATCGTGGGTCTGCCCAACGTGGGCAAATCGACCCTGTTCAACGCCCTGACCAAGACCGCCGCCGCACAGGCGGCCAACTTCCCCTTCTGCACGATCGAGCCCAACGTCGGTGACGTCGCAGTGCCCGATCCGCGCCTCGACACGCTGGCCGAGATCGCCGGCTCGAAGCAGATCATCCCCACCCGGATGACCTTCGTCGACATCGCGGGCCTGGTGAAGGGCGCGTCCAAGGGCGAGGGCCTCGGCAACCAGTTCCTCGCCAACATCCGCGAGACCGACGCCATCGCCCACGTGCTGCGCTGCTTCGAGGATGACGACGTCACCCACGTCGACGGCCGCGTCGATCCGGTCTCGGACGCCGAGACGATCGAGACCGAGCTGATCATCGCCGACATGGAATCGCTGGAAAAGCGCCTGCAGAACATCACCCGCAAGGTGCGCGGCGGCGACAAGGAGGCGGTCCAGCAGGAGCGCCTGATGAAGGACGCCATGGCGATGCTCGAGCAGGGCAAGCCGGCGCGCCTCGTCGAGGTCGATGCCGAGGACGCCAAGCAGTGGCGGATGCTGCAGCTCCTGACCTCCAAGCCCGTGCTCTACGTCTGCAACGTCTCCGAGGAAGAGGCCGCCACCGGCAACGCGCTGTCGCAGCAGGTCGCCGAGATGGCCGCCGCGCAGGGCAACAGCCACGTGGTGATCTCCGCCAAGATCGAGGAGGAGATCAGCCAGCTCGACGCCGAGGAAGCCGAGATGTTCCTGTCGGAGCTGGGCCTCGAGGAGGCCGGTCTCGACCGCCTCATCCGTGCCGGCTACGAGCTGCTGCACCTCGAGACCTACTTCACCGTCGGCCCCAAGGAGGCCCGCGCCTGGACCATCCGCCAGGGCACCGCGGCACCGCAGGCCGCCGGCGTCATCCACGGCGACTTCGAGCGCGGCTTCATCCGCGCCGAGACCATCGCCTATGACGACTACGTCTCGAACAAGGGCGAACAGGGCGCCAAGGAAGCGGGCAAGATGCGCGCCGAGGGCAAGACCTACGTGGTCAAGGACGGCGACGTCCTGCACTTCCTGTTCAACACCTGA
- the argC gene encoding N-acetyl-gamma-glutamyl-phosphate reductase: MAHKVFIDGEAGTTGLQIRERLEQRADITLVQVDPARRKDAGARSEALAEADVAILCLPDDAARETVTLAEPHGTKIIDASTAHRVAEGWVFGFAEMAPGQRDAIAAAQYVSNPGCWSTCAIALIRPLVGAGLIDPASGPAISGVSGYTGGGKGMIAEYENGEVVGSFLYAASQGHKHLPEIVKHGLLSAVPVFVPSVGAYAQGMAVAVQLPAMGAEGIAAAEAALKAAYAGERFVKVVDASVHEPRVMPQRLNGTNALELSVHGNPATGAVTLVAVLDNLGKGASGAAVQNLNIMLGCDEAAGLEAGTAAAA; encoded by the coding sequence ATGGCCCACAAGGTGTTCATCGACGGCGAGGCCGGCACGACCGGTCTGCAGATCCGCGAGCGGCTCGAGCAGCGCGCGGACATCACGCTCGTCCAGGTGGACCCGGCCCGACGCAAGGACGCCGGCGCGCGGTCCGAGGCGCTGGCCGAGGCCGATGTCGCCATCCTCTGCCTGCCCGACGACGCCGCGCGCGAGACCGTGACGCTGGCCGAACCGCACGGCACCAAGATCATCGACGCCTCGACCGCGCACCGCGTCGCCGAGGGCTGGGTCTTCGGCTTCGCCGAGATGGCCCCCGGCCAGCGCGACGCCATCGCCGCGGCGCAATACGTGTCGAACCCCGGCTGCTGGTCGACCTGCGCCATCGCGCTGATCCGCCCGCTGGTCGGCGCGGGGCTGATCGACCCGGCCTCGGGCCCGGCGATCTCGGGCGTCTCGGGCTACACCGGCGGCGGCAAGGGCATGATCGCCGAGTACGAGAACGGCGAGGTCGTGGGCTCGTTCCTCTATGCCGCGTCGCAGGGCCACAAGCACCTGCCGGAGATCGTGAAGCACGGCCTGCTGAGCGCGGTGCCGGTCTTCGTCCCCTCGGTCGGCGCCTATGCGCAGGGCATGGCGGTGGCGGTGCAGCTTCCGGCCATGGGCGCGGAGGGCATCGCGGCGGCGGAGGCGGCGCTGAAGGCGGCCTACGCGGGTGAGCGCTTCGTCAAGGTGGTCGATGCCTCGGTGCACGAGCCGCGGGTGATGCCGCAGCGGCTCAACGGCACCAACGCGCTCGAGCTGTCGGTGCACGGCAACCCGGCGACCGGGGCGGTGACGCTGGTGGCGGTGCTCGACAACCTCGGCAAGGGCGCCTCGGGCGCGGCGGTGCAGAACCTCAACATCATGCTCGGCTGCGACGAGGCGGCGGGGCTCGAGGCGGGGACCGCGGCGGCGGCCTGA